tcatAAGGTTTGCTGAAGTGCTGTATTTATAACGAGCAGTTGTGAAGCCCCCATGGAATGttagtttgaaaaagaaacaacaaaacacatgaTAAATATGTACATAACTATAGCAGTAGACAAGACTTAATActcatttttgtatttgcagtgCAAATGTACATTTTATTCATACGCTACAGTAGCTACAGGTTTGATAAGACTGTATGTATGGTGACTACTCCCATTTTTGTACTAAGgttttttgcaatttttttccccccaactCAATAGATGATTTGGAGAATAGGAACAGAAATTCTGTGCAATCATTCCCGTGGCAGCATAAGAGAGTTCAACTCTTTCATAGAACAGATGAAATCTTTAAGAGTAAAAAGGTATTTGAAGGTGAGTGTACTTGATGCAACCTTGATGATTTTTCCACACCTTTACCTGAACATCTGCTTGAGTGTTACTGTTTCAGAAGGATCTCTCTTGAGATGTTACTGACAGTAGTGTCAAAAAAGGTAATGCAACAGAGCTACCAGTTGCATGATATTTCAAGGACTGTTCTGTAGCTGACCGCATCTCATTTGGTCAATGTGTTTTTGTCTGCCTTCAGTAATGCATACGTTCTTTAATCACTCTTAAAACTgttaaattctttttcatacATCCTCCATTAACATCTAATTACATATTGACATCTGCAAAGTCTTGTTTCCAGTCCTTAATTTGACCACTGTGCTCCTGATCAAGCAGTTGTAGTTAATCTTTGCCATCAATACCTGCTCACTTTTCAGGTAGCTGATTTGTATATAAAATAGTAAAGCTTATTCTGTGGACCCCTGCGTCACTCAGAACCCAGTTCTTTTCCTATGATGACTTATTCAAACTTACATTGTTTTCTGTCCTTGACTgtttctgatttctgatttgTTCAAGGTCTCCAACATTAGTTCCATACAAGAGTttaactgaaagcaaataatCAATATTAATCAAATACTAATCAATATGGTAGTGTGGTAGGACATTCCTTTTTCAGGTGTTTGTTAGTTGTGTAGCAAATTGAAATTGAGTGTACACTGAGTGTAACCCAACTAGATTTCTTCAGGTCATTTCTAGATCTTCTAAAATAGATACAGCACTTATTAATGACAAGAAAGGTTTTGAGACATGTGCTTTCAGCTGCCTTCATAAGTCCAGCTGAATATTTACTACCTGATTGATGACTTTTTGCCATGTAGATTTCAAGATCTTAAACCCATTTCCTTCTCAGATTTATCTTTGTATGTCAGATGTGCCTTTGATTAATAATGTTTCTCCTGCAtcttcaaacaggaaaaaattacttaGGTTCTTGGTGCGCACCTCTGTTTCCTAGTGACATTTGTATTCTCCCATTGCTTTTTTCACCAAAGTTCCCTATGAAGATACTGTTTCAATAAAACAATGTGTAAAACCTgcttctaataaaaatattttgccatgtttgcaatattttatttggatGTCAGTAATGAGtgtctcttctttccctttaaCTTCTATGCAGATTTTTGTTATATTATTGAGATTCTTTCTATTTATGATGTGAAACGCTGTGGTATGGACTGCTTGAATTGCAGGTTTGTTTAGAGCATGCCTTTCATCTCCTTTGTAATGGATTAGTAGATGAAGCCTACCAAAACCTGTCCCTGGCAGAGAGCTGGAGGTTTGGGGAACAAACAGTTGTTCAGGATAAAGAAATGAAGCTGATTCAGGCTTACAGGGGACTGCTGGACTACTATAGCTGGTCCAATCAGAAGAACCTACTGTTACAGTATGGTAAGTCCAAATACTGCTTTTGTATTGAGGTGTAAACTTCTTATTCATGCAGGCATCACTGTTCACTGCAGCGATATTTCCACATAGGCTGCTCTTCTGCCTGCATCTACATATGAAGGCACCAAAGGGAAGTACTAGCCTTCAAAAGCTGCGGATATTGATGGTATACAGATAATCCTGCAACGGTGGTGGTGCCAAAACAGAATACTGACATGAACTTTTCTAGtgttctgaaacaaagcagtgttttcacCCTGAATCGTAATTCTTATATCCGGCTAGCATCACCTAAAACAATCATCAAATGAATGTATTCATCTGTAGCAGTGACTTCTCTGTACGTGCATGAGTACTTCACTGCTGCTAGAATTTTGAGTGCTAACAAAAGCCAGCCAAACTTgggttttcctcttttcttttgaaaggtGAAGATACAGAGGTTGCCACTTGGTTGTGGCATATAACTCTGCATATACCTGCTGACTGTGGGGCTGGATCTCTACTTGTTAATTTCACAAGATAAACAGACTACTGGTAGCTTCTTGTCTTAAACACTGCCCATCATGAGTTTGGTTATAAGTTGTCATGCAGAGCAATGAAAATTTCTTGTTCCAGTACTGGTGGATCTGAggacttttttcttaaaaagctttGACTGGAGcccttgctttaaaaaatgtgatcATCTTGTAGTTACACAACTTCTAATTAAGAGATATCTTGAAGAAAAGCTAACTCTGTGGCATTCTTTCATGTTTGCATAGGTAAGGATGGATTTGAAGACTTGTCTGTTGAACAGGAAATGCATGGTTGCTTTCGGAAGGCAGCAGTGAACTTAAAGGAGATCATTAAAATACCTGGAGTCTGGGATCTCTTTGTGAAACCTTATGTCGATGTAAGAACGTGTTTTACAGATCTCTTCCTTTTGTGATCCCTTCCTTTGATGTTAGACTAATTTTCATTAAGATGCAAGTTTGCAGTTCAGTTATGTGTggagtttaaaaacaacatgTTATGATATTTCACTGGCTTAAATTTAGGCATGTTTGTAGGACTTCAGAGCCTGCATATTGTACAAAAAAGGCTTTATCTGCAAGCTGCCAAGAAAAAGAGGCAACCAACTTGCACATTCTGTTTTCATGGTGCTAATGGAGAAGTTATAGCGCAACTGCTTTGTTTAAATTCCTGAGAGCAAGTTCTCTTTTTGGCAGAGCAATGTTTTCCTGGTGGTACTAAATCTTGGACACCAAACATGCAGaccttctgtttttataaatacCTGCTTACAAATTTTAACTAAGAAATAAAGCTGATCTTAAAATTGAAGAGGTTTACTTTTCCTAAGTGCGGATAAGCTCTGACTTCTTTGAGTGTTTCTTATGGAATTTTACTAGGTGCTGACAGCTGCCAAGTTCTCTGAGTTCTCTTCAAAGACGTGGCAGtctgcttcagtttctttttccagtgagGGATGATGATAATTCTTTGACAATCAAGGAAGTActaatgtaattttcttctgtagctgCTTCTAAGTGTAAATTTTTAGCTACCTAAGTTAAGAGTAaccagtaaaattaaaatacactaGTGTAACTCACATCCAATTTGCTATGCTGCTAGATGTGAACAGTGCTGTTGGATAGTTCTGTAGCAGCCTAGAATGAACCATAAGAGTTTAATTGCTAATGTGAAGCAAACTAATGACAGGCTTAACTTCTTAGCTGTTGGAATTCTATGGAGACCACCAAGAAGCTCGTGAAGTATTAACGGATTATGCTTACAACTCGAAGTTTCCTGCAAATCCCAATGCTCATGTTTACTTCTATCAGTTCCTGAAGAGACATGGTGCACCGAAGAAATCACTCATATCTGCACTCAAGGTATATCTAATATAGTAAATACAAGCTGTGGTTGTTCATTTTTCATAGTGGTCTGATGGGTCAGTTGTCTCCTGTTATAGCGTTTACCTTACTGTATTTTTTGGTGGCAAGCAAAGGATTGGGAGGGGTGTTCAAATGAGTGGAGCAGGTAGTATCCCTTATTGTATTTGTTCTACATATGTAACTGATGCATCATAAAACTTAGGTCAGTAAGCAAGCTCAGATCAATTTTCCATGGCTCAGGAAGTACATGTAGATAAACGTGCATTGATTTCCTTTGTGGTTTGATCTTTACAGTATTGAATAAACATTAGGTGCTTGCTTTTTTCACGTACTAATCCTGTCTAGCAGTTAGTTTCATTATTCTCAGTAAGTGGTTAACTTGGGCTCTTAAGCTTCAGTAGAAGTTTACTTCTGCTGGCTGTTAGATAAGGCCCTGCTGCATTGTTGCCTTTCTGTATAGTTGCTTTTAGATTCCCACCTTTGTTGCCTTTGCTCATTAGTAATTTCTTTCCAGCAATGTTTTTGAATCTCTTTTGCCACTTGATGGCACTAAAACGCTTTTGTTGGGCAAATGGTTTTAAGTCTAAACTTAATGAAGCTGTTTTATATTGCAGcctgtatataaaatataatggTCACAGCATTTTCTAGCATTAATTTTATAGACTGATTTGTTAGATGATAGTGACAAATTAGAACCGGGCTGATCCATCCTGCAAATGCACAGAGCAGTAGATGGGAGCTAAACTGGTCGGGGAATGAAATGACATTGCTTTCTAAAAAGGAGACACTGGATACAGGCTGCTTctggaaatgctgcatttgTTGCAGGGTTTTTCAGTAGTCTTGAGGGCATCTCATCTGTTGTGTCACAGAGGTATCGCAGATGTGCAAAATAGCTCTTGATAGTCATTCCTCATATCAAGGCAATAGGGTACCTGATGGCACAATTTTCCTAAGACACCAAAGAACTCTGAAGACATTGCTGCTTTGGATTAGGTAGAAGTCTTCAGAAGCTTTTGCATTATTTCAATGTAtgttttgggtgttttttttccagatcttgCATGATATTGTTCCCTCTCATGAACTAATGATAGATTTTAATACTATGCTTCAAAAATCAAGTAagtctttaaatatatttgctcttttcctttatGTTACTCTAGAACACTATGAAATTGTTCTACAGCCATCTTTGTACTTACTGAAGTAGTTGTGCTTATTAAAAGATTCTGATCACAGGCACCTTTCATGCAGATAAGTAGATATTTAGAGGCTTGTGTAAACAAATACCCATG
The sequence above is drawn from the Numida meleagris isolate 19003 breed g44 Domestic line chromosome 3, NumMel1.0, whole genome shotgun sequence genome and encodes:
- the TAF1A gene encoding TATA box-binding protein-associated factor RNA polymerase I subunit A → MEGLRAGSALQPALHLPFLPRHLYRAASSSEHRLNFWKSKELCLSYIQDALLRKQWKRAAEFLTSYIESLEKDFSTRDVGPSEMIWRIGTEILCNHSRGSIREFNSFIEQMKSLRVKRYLKVCLEHAFHLLCNGLVDEAYQNLSLAESWRFGEQTVVQDKEMKLIQAYRGLLDYYSWSNQKNLLLQYGKDGFEDLSVEQEMHGCFRKAAVNLKEIIKIPGVWDLFVKPYVDLLEFYGDHQEAREVLTDYAYNSKFPANPNAHVYFYQFLKRHGAPKKSLISALKILHDIVPSHELMIDFNTMLQKSKKRKRRRLGLEVIFAALDYAGWKKNVKAWSCLARQIKQIVISEKHLDWIKQEWNSRKDWWPAFHFSRYLAKRNWQENENLSYEKALVAGVLLGKDCKYFKYISHQGCKAQVKKFRTLKKFVNKHSPAYLRISGL